Below is a genomic region from Flexibacter flexilis DSM 6793.
CAAGCCGCCAAGCTCCCAACAAAAACCAAACAAATGAAGGCGAGTTATAGCAAAACAAAGCTACTTTATCGTCTTGTCCAATGCCGTTTTGTTGAAGAAAAGCCGCCACACGAAGCGTTTTGGCTTGTACTTGCTGGTAGGTTTGGCCTGCGCCGTTGTAACGGATAAAGTCTTTTTGAGCAAATTTTCGAACATTCGAATCGAATACCGATAGTAGATTCATGGTTTTGTATAGGTTAATTTGATTGCTGTACTAACAGGTTGTTTGTTTTAGAAAACAGACGGAAAACTTCTTTCCAATATGCTTTCGTGGTGTATGTTATCCGAAATAAATGCGCCATAATTGGCGGCTAATGGCTGGCCAAGTCTGATGTCTATGAATGCGGCACTCATCAATTCGGGTGCACGTTGTTTCATCAGGCAAGCCTGTACGATAAGTGCCAGTTTTTCGGTTAATAATCGGGCTCTCGCTTCCAAAAGCGCAGGTTCTGCCGCAAACAATTGCCCCAAAGCCGCTATTGCTTTTAAGATTTGTGCCTCGCCGCCAGCCATTTGGCTCAATTCTCCCAACAAAACTTTTACTAATGCTGGCTCTTTGTGAACGGCTCTGAGTACATCCAAACACATGACATTACCCGAACCTTCCCAAATCGAATTGACGGGAGCTTCGCGGAAAAGCCTTGCCATTATGCCATCGTCCACGTAACCATTTCCACCGAAAACTTCCATTGCTTCCGCCGTCAGGCTTTCGGCACGCTTGCACGTCCAGTATTTGGCCGCAGGCGTTACCAATCTTTTCCACGCTTTGGCCGAAAGGTCGTTTTCGTCGGCTTCGAACGCTTCGGAAAGTCTCAAACCTAAATGTTGGGCGGCTTCGCTTTCCAGCGCAAAATCCACCAAAACATTGCGCATGAGCGGTTGTTGATACAATTTTTCACCAAAAGCAGTTCTTTGTCTGGTATAAGCAATGGCTTGTACGGTAGCTTGGCGAATAATCCCCGCGCTGCCCAACACACAAGCCAAACGCGTATAATTGGCCATTTCGATAATGGTCGGGATACCTCTTCCCTCTTCGCCCATCAAAATGCCCCACGCGTCCTGAAATTCTACTTCACTACTCGAATTACTTTTGTTGCCGACTTTGTCTTTCAGGCGTTGCACTTGTACGGCGTTTTTTGTGCCATCAAATTTCCATCTTGGTACAAAAAAGCAACCCAGCGCATCGGTATCGCTTGTACGTGCCACCACCAAATGCGCATCGCACATGGGAGCCGAAAAAAACCATTTGTGCCCTTTGAGCAAATAGGCTTGGCCTCGCCCCGACTTGCCGACAGGCGTGGCAATCGTCTGGTTGGCTCTTACGTCGGAGCCGCCTTGTTTTTCGGTCATGCCCATGCCAATCCAAACCGATTTTTTGTCGGCAATCGGCAAATCTCTTTCGTCGTATTCGTGGCTGAGCAATTTATCTTTGAGTAATTGCCAGAGTTCTGATTCTCTGGCAATCAATGGAATAGCTCCTTGCGTCATGGTAGTCGGGCACATAGAACCGTCTTCCACCTGCGACATGAGCATAAAACTTGCGCCAAAAAATGCCCAACGGTGCGGCTGTTCACTTTCAAACGGTGCGGAAATCATTCCCGAATTTTTGGCATATTTCATAAACCAATGCCAAGCAGGATGAAATTCCACCACGTCGCGGCGGTTGCCTCTGTTATCAAACGTATGCAAAACAGGCGTGTGTTTGTTGGCTAATGTGGCCTGATGATATGCCCACGCCGTGCCAATATCATGGCCTGTTTGCTGCAAGATATCCGTTGCCCATTGGGCGTTTTTTTGTTCAAAATATTCTTTAAGCACAAGGTCTGTGCTAAACAAATTATAGTCGGCCAACTCGGTGTATTGGTTACTGACCGAGTGGGTTGCCCAAGAAGTTTCCATAGCTAATTTACTCAAACAAGGGATTTTTGACTAAAAACTAAGTTGTGCGCTAATGGCGGCGTTTTTGTCCAAAGCAGATTTGTACTCCGATTTAAGTTTTTCTACTAACGCGTGCACACTCACCACCTCCGTGATGCCCGCGCAACCATGTCCCGCCGACCAAATATCTTTCCACGCTTTGGCCTCATCGCCAGAGAGTTTCGAGAAATCCTCTTCTTTTTTCTCTTCAATGTTAATGCCCGCTTTCACGATGCTTTGTTTGAGGAAGTTGGCATTCACACCCGACACGCCGTCTGTGTAAATAATGTCGTCGATGCCCGAACTCACAACCATCGCTTTGTATTCGTCTTGTGCCAAACATTCTTGCGTAGCAATAAAACGCGTCCCCATGTAAGCGAAATCCGCGCCAATGGTTTGAGCCGCCAAAACGTCCGCGCCCGTGTCGAGGCTGCCCGCCAACAACACCGCACCTTTATAAAAATTTTTAATTTCGGAAATAAGCGCGAACGGATTGGCCGTACCCGCGTGGCCACCCGCACCCGCCGACACGCAAATAAGTCCATCGACACCTGCTTCGGCAGCTTTTTCGGCGTGGCGTTTCTTCACGATGTCGTGAAAAACCAAACCGCCATAGCTATGCACCGCGTCCACCAATTCTTTTACAGCACCCAACGAAGTGATAACCAACGGTACTTTGTATTTCATACACAATTGCAAATCAGGCATTACGCGCGGATTGGTTTTGTTTACGATAATGTTCACGCCAAACGGCGCAGCTTTGCGGCCTGTCTCTTGCTCAAACTTGGCCAATTCCGTCGTTACTTCCTGCAACATTGCTTCAAACGCTTCGCTGGTGCGGCCATTGAGGGCTGGAAACGTGCCCACAATGCCATTTTTACAACATTCGATTACCAACTTTGTCCCCGAAATAATGAACATCGGCGATACGATTACGGGCAACGTAAGTTTTGATTTTAAGTCTTGTACTGTCATGTCTTTTTTTACTTGTTAAATGTTTGGTATATAATTTTGTTTGCTAAAAAATATCCTACTCGGATAGGCCAGTAATATTAACCAAAAGATATTTATGCTTGGCACATCTCAAAAAAATTAAATTAGTAGTTCTTTTTACCGACCTTACGATTTAACAAATGTATGGAACAAGAAAGCCGTATATTTGACATTATTTTTCTATTTTTTGACTATTTTCACCTCCTTTATACCCCAAATATTTGTTACTCGCGTATGGCAGAGCGCAACACCAAAACCAAAATACGAGATTATTACGTGGCCGAAGTGCACAGCCACAACCTGTTACGCCGCTCGGCGGTGCGCATGAGTGGCTACCAATTGGCATTTTGTTTGTCGGGGCACATTACCATGAAAGTTTCTGACCAAGAAATCCGATACGAACAAGGTAGTTTTGCCATTTTTAGCCCGTTCAACACGCTGGAAGTCTCCGATGCATCCGAAGATTTTCGGTGTACGTTGGTCATGTTCCAGAAAAGTTTCCTGACCGAGACGCTCAACAACATTTATTTTTTGGAAAGATTTCAGCTTTTGCGCAACAAAGGCATTGGCTATGTGCAACTTACCGCCGAAGAGCACGAACTTATTTGGGGACTGATTCATCGCATCAAACGCATTATTGGCGAAGACGCGCACGCGTTTCAGAAGGAAATTATCCGAAGCGAGATTATTATTTTTTTGTATGAAATAGAAAATATCTTGCTCAGCCGCGACAATGGCCAAACAGCCAACGCCAAACACATCGGGAAAGAAAAACGCTTGGCTGACTTTCAACAATTACTGGTAAAACATTTTTACAAAGAACGCAAAGTAACGTTTTATGCCAACGCCCTGAACACGTCCATCGCGCAACTGAGCAAACTACTCACCGACACGACAGGCCGCACGGCCAAAGAACACATCGACGAGCTACGACTCATGCAAGCCAAGCACTTACTCAAAGCGGGCAAGTACAATGTTTCGGAAGTGGCCAGCTTGTTGTATTACGATAACATTGAAGAGTTTAGCCGTTTTTTTAAGAAGAAAACAGGCACAAGCCCACTGCGGTATGCCAAAGAAAAGTAAAGTTTTTTGCAAAATTTCTTACAGATAAAACCACTAAAAACCAAGCAATTATTGTACCTACATAAGATTTAGTTTTTTATTTAAAAGAGAAAACAGCATTTTTGTTAAACATAATTGGTTGTTTTGATTACTATGCTATACCCTGCCGAAATAGAAGTTGCCTTATACAGACAGCTCTTAAATACGAGCCACGATGCCATTTTGTTGCTCAACGAAGATTATTTGTTTATCGAATGCAACGAACGTACACTTACCATGTTTGGCGTGCGTCGAGAAGAAATTGTAGGGGCTTCGCCTACTTCCATTTCGCCCGCCAAACAAGCAGACGGCAGTTCTTCAATAGAAAAAGCAATTTATTACATTGAGCAAGCCTTTGGCGGAAAGCCACAATTTTTTGAGTGGCAGCACCAGCACAAAAACGGCAATATTATTGAGACTGAAGTAATGTTACAGCCGCTTACTTTTGGAGACAAAAGCTACATTCAGTCGGTGGTTCGGGACATTACGGCGCGTAAGCAAGCCGAAAAAGTAATCGACGAAAATGAGCGAAAATTTGAGATACTGGCCAATAACGCGCCCACGTTGCTCAAGCTGGCCAATGCCAACAACTATTATTACTACTTCAGCAAACAATGGCTGGACTTCACCAAAAGCACACCCGAAGGCGAGCAAAATAACGGTTGGCTCACCCACATTCACCCCGACGATTTGGGGTTGATGTTGGCCACGATGGACATGGCCTTTAAGCGAAGAAAAAAATACGAAATGCAATACCGCATGCGCCGCCACGACGGAGAGTTCCGCCTGATGCTCGACAGCGGAGTGCCTTACACAGACAAAACGGGGGATTTTAAGGGCTATATTTCTTCTATCCTCGACATTACCGAACGCCAGCAAGCCGAAGAGCACCTCAGTCGGCAATTGGCGGCACAAGCCACCGAAAACCAACTACTCCATTCCATGCAAAACGCCCATCTTTTATCGGTTTCCCTGGACAAAGAAGGAACGATTTTACACAGTAACAATGCCTTTGAAAAAGTGATGGAGCAGCCTCTCTGCACCCTGATTGGCAAAAAATGGCAAAATTTTTGGTACAAAAACACCTACAATACAACGCCTGAACTTTCACCCGAAACGGATTTAATCAATAACACCGAGTACGAAATAGTCAATCAGTACGGGCAAGTAAAACTACTCAAGTTTAATTCTATTTTCTTGGGAAGTTCCAACACCTACATACTTATCGGGGAAGATATTACCACCCAACGCCGCACCCAAAACGCACAAAATCTCTACTATCTGATGGCTAATTTGATAGTAGAAAGCACGAATCTATCAACGCTTTACGAAAATATTCACAACGAACTAAAAAAAGTAATTGATGCGGACAACTTCTATATAGCCTTGGAGGAAGCCGACGGAAAAGACATTCGGTTTGTGTATTATGTGGACGAAAATTTTGGCGGAAAAGTGGATCGTGGCGCACGCCCCAAAAGTAATGGCCTGACCGAATACGCCATGGATCAGGGCAAGCCGCTTTTTTTGCACGAAGAAATTTTAGCGCAGTTAATAGAACAAAAAATTATCACGGTACATGGACGTATGCCCAAAGTATGGCTCGGCGTTCCGCTCAAAATCAATGATTCGGTCATTGGCCTAATTGCCATACAGTCGTTTGTAAGTGCCAGTACCTACACGCCGCAAGACTTGGAACTACTGCATTTTATTTCGGGGCAAATGGCTTTGGCCATTCAGCGTAAAGCGCAAGAAGAAAAAATACAAGAACAAAGCGCACGGCTCAACGCCATTTTTGAAAGTAGTTCGCACTTGATGTGGTCGGTGGACAGGCAAAATCAACTCACTTCTTTCAATAAAAACTACCAGACGACCAGCCAACATACGCGCCTTTTGCCAAGTCATCCGATTGATAAACTTTGCAATTGGCCAGCCGACCAACTACAAAAACGCTATGAGTCCGCTTTTGAGGGAAAGGCACAACATTTTGAAATACATGCACTTAATCCCGATAGTACAACGCGTTGGCTCGAAATTTTCCTAAACCCGATACACTGGCACAAAGATTATATTGCGGAAGTTTCGGGCATTGCGCACGATATTACCGAAAAGAAAAACAACGAAATCGCACTACAAGAAAAAGAGGAAAAATTCCGCAATATTTTTGAGTCGTTCCAAGACATTTATTTCCGTACCGATGCCAATGGCAATTTCTTGATTATCAGCCCTTCGGTGAAAGAAATTTGCGGCTACACACCCGAAGAAATCATCGGAAAAAACATCAATGCCTTTTATATCTACAACGTTCGGCGCAAACAAGCCATCAGAAGTTTGTATCGCAAAGGACGTATCAAAAACTTTGAAGTGCCCATTGTGGCTGAAAATGGCGACGTGCAAAATTTCATTACCAATATTCGGATTATTTATGACAATAATAACCGCGTGATTGGTACGGAAGGCGTTGCCCGCGACATTACGGAATTGAAAAAAGCGTCAGAAGCGTCAGAAAAAGCCAAAGAACTCGCGGAACGCTCACTGAAAGTAAAAGAAAAGTTCTTGGCCAACATGAGCCACGAAATCCGAACACCCATGAACGGAATTATCGGCGTGATTGATTTGCTTTCGGATACGGATTTGCAGCCACAACAACAAGAATACGTCCAGACCATCAAAAAATCGTCGGAAACACTGCTCAACATTTTGAACGATATTTTGGATATTTCTAAAATTGAAGCGGGCAAAATGGAGCTCCGTAAAACAACTGTAAGTCTTTCGCACACAGCCGAAAAACTCATTTCGCTGTACAGACCACAAGCCAACACAAAAGGTTTGGTATTGGGCTATACGATAGCACCCGAAGTGCCGCAATTTATTCGCGCCGACGAAACGCGGCTTTTGCAAATCCTTTCAAACCTCACCTCCAACGCCATCAAGTTTACGGATGAGGGCAGCATTAAAGTCAATTTTTCTTTAACAGAAAAGAAAAACAATGTTTATACGATTCGCTGCGAGGTAAAAGATACGGGCATAGGCATTTCGGAAGAAAATCAAAAAATCTTGTTCGGATATTTCGAGCAAATAGACATTTCTTCTACCAAATCCTATGGCGGTACGGGCTTGGGACTAGCCATTTCCAAGCAACTCACACAACTAATGAAAGGCGATATAGGCATAGCATCCGTTGAAGGCGAAGGTTCTACATTTTGGTTTACATTTCAGGTGAAAGAGGCCAAGCCCGAAACTTTTTTAGAACCTCGAAAAAGCAAAAAATTAGACATTGTTTTTGATGCCGAATCGGCTCCTTACCTGCTAGTAGTGGACGACAATCATATTAACCAGAAAGTAGCGTCCGAAATTTTGAAAAAAATCGGCTGCCGTGTAGAAGTAGCCAGCAACGGTTTGGAGGCCATCGAAATGGTCAAAAACAATGCTTATTCGTTGGTACTCATGGATATACAAATGCCAGAAATGGACGGTGTAACCGCTACGCAACACATCAAGGATTTGCATTTACCACACACGCCAACCATTATTGCCATGACGGCTTATTCCATGCAAGACGACCGCGAAAAGTTTTTGCAAGCAGGCATGGACGACTACATCCCAAAGCCAATCAATGCCGAAAAACTTACAAGCGTAATAAAACATTGGCTACCTCAAGCCAACACTCGTACTGCTGAGGCAAAAGCCTCTGCAACTACTGTCAATGAAATTTTGAATTTGGAAGTAGTGGGACAATTGCGTAAACATTTGGGCGAGGAGTTTTTGGTAGAAACATTCAAAGAATTTGAAATAGAGGCCGCCGAACTCATCGAAATCTCCAAAAAAGAAGCCCAAGAAGGCAATGACAAAGGTGTACTGTCGGCTCTACATACTCTCAAAGGCAATTCGGGAACGATGGGAGTCGAACAGGTCGCACGCAAAGCCAAAGACATCGAAACAGATTTAAAAAATGGGAAAAAAGCTAAATTATTAGAAAATTTGACAGAACTTTCTATGGCTTTTGAAGATTTTTTGGCTAACTATGCAAACATATTGCAAGCGAAAAGCTAACTTTGTGGCGCAGTTGCTGGCAGACAGCTACTGCCCGACTCATCAAGTAACTATTTTAAAATAATTAAGCAGTAAATCTATCTACCAATGACAAAGACGGTGCTTATAGCCGAAGACAGTTCGGTTATTCAGAATTTGGCAAAAAAAATCTTACAATTCCAAAATTTCGAGATTTTGTCGGCCAAAAACGGACAAGCAGTATTAGAGCTCCTCAACGATAACACGATTGATGTTATCCTGATGGATATAAATATGCCGATAATGGACGGAATGGAGTGCGCGCGCGAAATCCGCCACCTTTCTAATCCAGAAAAAGCCAATGTGCCTATTATTGCCATTTCGGGCAATGCTAAAGGCTACACCATGCACGATTTTAAAGAAGTGGGATTCAATGAATATTTGCCAAAGCCACTTAACTTTGATTCAGTAGTTGAATTGGTAAAAAAATATACAAATCGCTAAGACTCATTTGCTTTTAGCAGATTAAAACCCAAACCGCTTGTTGGACAACTCACTGACCGACAGGCGGTTGTTTTTTTATGAAATAGATTTAGTGAATTTATGCAATTATTTTATTTGGCCGACTGCCAAAACGTTACGCATTTCGACGAAGACGAGTCCAAACACATCGTGCGCGTGCTGCGCAAAGAAGTAGGCGATACGCTGCACCTAACCGACGGCAAAGGCTATTTGTACACGGCCATCATCACCGACGCACACCCCAAAAAATGCCAGTTTCGCATACAAGAACGCAGCTACACGCCGCCGCGACCTTTTGCCATTCATTTGGCCATTGCGCCGACCAAAAACATTGACCGCATCGAATGGATGTTGGAAAAAGCCGTAGAAATGGGCATTGAGGAAATTACTTTCCTAAACACTGCACACTCAGAGCGCAAACAAATCAATTTGGAGCGTTTGGAAAAAGTGGCCATCAGTGCCGCCAAACAATCCCTGAAAATGTATGTGCCTGTGCTTCACGAGATGATTTCTTACAAACAATTTCTGAAACAATGCACCGCCGACCAAAAATGGATTGCGCATTTAGAGGAAGGCGAACGCTTGCCGCTGCACAAAGCCATTCGCCCACAGCAAAAATACTGTATCCTGATTGGTCCTGAAGGAGATTTTGCGCCCGAAGAAATAGACATGGCCAAAGAAGCGGGTTTTGGGGCAGTTACGCTGGGCGAAAGCCGCCTTCGCACCGAAACGGCTGGCCTTGCCGCTTGCTTTACCCTCAATTTGATGAATGAAATGGGAGAAAAATAAAAGAAGCCATGCAACTATTTTAATTATATTTTTTTATTTTTCTATCTATAATTTTTAGGTTCTTACTAAACCAGCCTGATTTCTGCCAGATGAGTTTTTTTCTTGTATCATATAAATAAAGTATTGGAAATTCATCGTAATTTTTCAAACCTTTTATGTTTATATAATTAACAAAAGTATATTTTTATATAAATTACTCAGATTTTCTATTTTACTTTGTTTACCAAAATCTACTATATATAATAACAAAAAACGTTAGTGGCAATCTAACGTCTTAATTCTCTAACTTGATGTTGTCATCGCATCTAATCACACAAATCCATCGGTTATTTGATTTGCAATGACCTCGTTTAGGCTAGCCTATCGAATATTGTAGCATTTTTTTGATGGCTGCGGAGATCTGAGGGAAATACCAAAATACGCCCAAAAAGCATCACTAGATTTCGTATCTAATAATTCTCTTTCTACTCCATCATATATAGCTCCAACAAATACCCCATTTTCAAAAGTAAGACTATTTAAAAACTCATTATAAACTTTCTCGCTTAATCCAAACTTTTTATCTAAGTTGAGAGCCTCCATATCTTTTCTTGAAGTAATTTCACCAACTCTCATGGAAGATGTGCTGATTTTATCCTTAACAACCTCTTCAGCTTTAGAACTCAAAAAGAAAAAACCGAGAAAAAAAACAATAAAAAACCTTGTAAATTTTTCATAATTATAATATTTAAATTTTAAATAAAAATTGTTTATATAAATTGCCACTAACTTCACATGATAGCATTAGCTATAAAGCAGGAATAAACTACAAATACTTTATATACCATCCCCCACTAAAATCCGAAACACAGCGAATAATTGCAAATATTTTTATATTTAATTTTTAAATAACCACACCAAAGTGCAAAATCTCCCCTACCCAAAATTTCGGCACTTTTAGGTTATTTTCGGTTTAAATAAATCTGTACACATACAAGACGTTTCTCGAAGACAAAAAGGGTGACAAGCCTCCAGCAAAAAGTTTTCCACACCTAATAATTTACTGATAATCGACACAATCAATTTAAAATTTCTGGCAACGTGCAGACAAGATGCCACACCTACGGCGTTCAAAGCCTATCGCCTTCTCTTTTTCTACCAAGATTCCAACCCTAACGGGTTTAATGGCATTTATCGCCACCAACACCACAAAGCCTTTAGGCTTTGTAGCATAATTACACACACAAACGCGCCCCGCCACATCCGCATTTTGCATAAAAAAAAACAGGCCTCGGAGCGTTCCGAAGCCTGTGAGAAAAAACGATAAAGAATACGAGATTTATACCCTATTGCCTTTTTTTCAGCATTTTGAGTATGCTATAGTATGCGATAACCGACGTAAGCATAAAAACCAACGAAAAAGGGATAAACTTTACGTAATCATCATAAATGCCTATTCTCTTACTGATATAATTGCACGCAAATGAAGAAAATACAACAACTAACAGTAGTTTTATTCTTTCTGCTATACTCATAAAACTATAATTAAGGGTTAAGTATTTTATTTTATAAATTTAAGTACTAGCATCAATTAAACATTAGACAAAAACAGCTTTGAACCATCTAGTGCTTGGAACAGAACCTCCAATTGCTCCTCCCAAAGCACCCATTCCAGCATGTCCCCAATTTATTGGATGACCATCTATCCAATCATTTCCTATTGAAACCCCAGCACCTACCAACGCACCCATAGCATCCATTCCAACCCAAATAGGCAATGATGGCGGATTTTGAGTATTTTGATGATACTGATACCAATATTCTAAAGAATTTGCTGCAACTGCAATTGTGAGTCTAGAAACATAACCTTGATGTACCGAATAATCTAACTTCAAATTATCAATAGAACTACTTGCCTTTTGAATTGATGACTTCACCGCCTTGTAAGCATCACTTCTATTGGTTAGTTTCTTACTATCCTCAATGGCTATAAACAATTCCTCTACAATAGCAAACTCCTGCTGGCTCAGAACGTTCGGGATAGAAACCAGTCGTTTAGCATTATCAACATAAGCATCTTTAAGGTTTAAAGATGAATAATTTTCTGGAGTATAAAGTTCATCCCTTTTATAGTAAGATGCCTTAATCTCATCATCACTTAATTGCAATAAATGAGTCTCAGAATTATATTGTAATAATTGCGTTAAGCATGCCTCATCAATTGCTTTTAAATCAAGAGAATCTCCCTTACCTAAAACAACATTATGGTCTATATATTCTATGATTTCATTGTGAGATTTACCTATTAACTCAGGAGTTAGTATAACAGCACCAATCTCCGCACTACCATCTCCAGAAGAAGCCTTGGGCAAATCAGACTTATTACAAGCAAAAACGAATGCGACAAGCGCAAAAACATAATAAATACTTTTTTTTCATTGTACAAAATTTAGATTTAATTTTCATGCCTACTATCTTATTTTAGTATCTGTTCGGCTTATTTTCCCACAAGTAACCATAATCAAACAGGTTATGGTGCTTAATATTATTAACAACGTTGTGAGTGCAAACATAACACACACGTTAATTGTATCAAAATATTTTCGTATTTTTTTTAAAAATAATCACACTAAAACACATAATGTCCCCTACCCAAAATTTTGGCACTTTTAGGTTATTTTCGGTTTAA
It encodes:
- a CDS encoding 16S rRNA (uracil(1498)-N(3))-methyltransferase, producing the protein MQLFYLADCQNVTHFDEDESKHIVRVLRKEVGDTLHLTDGKGYLYTAIITDAHPKKCQFRIQERSYTPPRPFAIHLAIAPTKNIDRIEWMLEKAVEMGIEEITFLNTAHSERKQINLERLEKVAISAAKQSLKMYVPVLHEMISYKQFLKQCTADQKWIAHLEEGERLPLHKAIRPQQKYCILIGPEGDFAPEEIDMAKEAGFGAVTLGESRLRTETAGLAACFTLNLMNEMGEK
- a CDS encoding acyl-CoA dehydrogenase family protein — translated: MSKLAMETSWATHSVSNQYTELADYNLFSTDLVLKEYFEQKNAQWATDILQQTGHDIGTAWAYHQATLANKHTPVLHTFDNRGNRRDVVEFHPAWHWFMKYAKNSGMISAPFESEQPHRWAFFGASFMLMSQVEDGSMCPTTMTQGAIPLIARESELWQLLKDKLLSHEYDERDLPIADKKSVWIGMGMTEKQGGSDVRANQTIATPVGKSGRGQAYLLKGHKWFFSAPMCDAHLVVARTSDTDALGCFFVPRWKFDGTKNAVQVQRLKDKVGNKSNSSSEVEFQDAWGILMGEEGRGIPTIIEMANYTRLACVLGSAGIIRQATVQAIAYTRQRTAFGEKLYQQPLMRNVLVDFALESEAAQHLGLRLSEAFEADENDLSAKAWKRLVTPAAKYWTCKRAESLTAEAMEVFGGNGYVDDGIMARLFREAPVNSIWEGSGNVMCLDVLRAVHKEPALVKVLLGELSQMAGGEAQILKAIAALGQLFAAEPALLEARARLLTEKLALIVQACLMKQRAPELMSAAFIDIRLGQPLAANYGAFISDNIHHESILERSFPSVF
- a CDS encoding response regulator, with the protein product MTKTVLIAEDSSVIQNLAKKILQFQNFEILSAKNGQAVLELLNDNTIDVILMDINMPIMDGMECAREIRHLSNPEKANVPIIAISGNAKGYTMHDFKEVGFNEYLPKPLNFDSVVELVKKYTNR
- a CDS encoding NAD(P)H-dependent flavin oxidoreductase → MTVQDLKSKLTLPVIVSPMFIISGTKLVIECCKNGIVGTFPALNGRTSEAFEAMLQEVTTELAKFEQETGRKAAPFGVNIIVNKTNPRVMPDLQLCMKYKVPLVITSLGAVKELVDAVHSYGGLVFHDIVKKRHAEKAAEAGVDGLICVSAGAGGHAGTANPFALISEIKNFYKGAVLLAGSLDTGADVLAAQTIGADFAYMGTRFIATQECLAQDEYKAMVVSSGIDDIIYTDGVSGVNANFLKQSIVKAGINIEEKKEEDFSKLSGDEAKAWKDIWSAGHGCAGITEVVSVHALVEKLKSEYKSALDKNAAISAQLSF
- a CDS encoding helix-turn-helix domain-containing protein; amino-acid sequence: MAERNTKTKIRDYYVAEVHSHNLLRRSAVRMSGYQLAFCLSGHITMKVSDQEIRYEQGSFAIFSPFNTLEVSDASEDFRCTLVMFQKSFLTETLNNIYFLERFQLLRNKGIGYVQLTAEEHELIWGLIHRIKRIIGEDAHAFQKEIIRSEIIIFLYEIENILLSRDNGQTANAKHIGKEKRLADFQQLLVKHFYKERKVTFYANALNTSIAQLSKLLTDTTGRTAKEHIDELRLMQAKHLLKAGKYNVSEVASLLYYDNIEEFSRFFKKKTGTSPLRYAKEK
- a CDS encoding PAS domain S-box protein, which translates into the protein MLYPAEIEVALYRQLLNTSHDAILLLNEDYLFIECNERTLTMFGVRREEIVGASPTSISPAKQADGSSSIEKAIYYIEQAFGGKPQFFEWQHQHKNGNIIETEVMLQPLTFGDKSYIQSVVRDITARKQAEKVIDENERKFEILANNAPTLLKLANANNYYYYFSKQWLDFTKSTPEGEQNNGWLTHIHPDDLGLMLATMDMAFKRRKKYEMQYRMRRHDGEFRLMLDSGVPYTDKTGDFKGYISSILDITERQQAEEHLSRQLAAQATENQLLHSMQNAHLLSVSLDKEGTILHSNNAFEKVMEQPLCTLIGKKWQNFWYKNTYNTTPELSPETDLINNTEYEIVNQYGQVKLLKFNSIFLGSSNTYILIGEDITTQRRTQNAQNLYYLMANLIVESTNLSTLYENIHNELKKVIDADNFYIALEEADGKDIRFVYYVDENFGGKVDRGARPKSNGLTEYAMDQGKPLFLHEEILAQLIEQKIITVHGRMPKVWLGVPLKINDSVIGLIAIQSFVSASTYTPQDLELLHFISGQMALAIQRKAQEEKIQEQSARLNAIFESSSHLMWSVDRQNQLTSFNKNYQTTSQHTRLLPSHPIDKLCNWPADQLQKRYESAFEGKAQHFEIHALNPDSTTRWLEIFLNPIHWHKDYIAEVSGIAHDITEKKNNEIALQEKEEKFRNIFESFQDIYFRTDANGNFLIISPSVKEICGYTPEEIIGKNINAFYIYNVRRKQAIRSLYRKGRIKNFEVPIVAENGDVQNFITNIRIIYDNNNRVIGTEGVARDITELKKASEASEKAKELAERSLKVKEKFLANMSHEIRTPMNGIIGVIDLLSDTDLQPQQQEYVQTIKKSSETLLNILNDILDISKIEAGKMELRKTTVSLSHTAEKLISLYRPQANTKGLVLGYTIAPEVPQFIRADETRLLQILSNLTSNAIKFTDEGSIKVNFSLTEKKNNVYTIRCEVKDTGIGISEENQKILFGYFEQIDISSTKSYGGTGLGLAISKQLTQLMKGDIGIASVEGEGSTFWFTFQVKEAKPETFLEPRKSKKLDIVFDAESAPYLLVVDDNHINQKVASEILKKIGCRVEVASNGLEAIEMVKNNAYSLVLMDIQMPEMDGVTATQHIKDLHLPHTPTIIAMTAYSMQDDREKFLQAGMDDYIPKPINAEKLTSVIKHWLPQANTRTAEAKASATTVNEILNLEVVGQLRKHLGEEFLVETFKEFEIEAAELIEISKKEAQEGNDKGVLSALHTLKGNSGTMGVEQVARKAKDIETDLKNGKKAKLLENLTELSMAFEDFLANYANILQAKS